A genomic stretch from Corvus cornix cornix isolate S_Up_H32 chromosome 7, ASM73873v5, whole genome shotgun sequence includes:
- the LOC104694194 gene encoding serine/threonine-protein kinase 36 isoform X1: MENYHILEMVGEGSFGRVYKGRRKHSAQVVALKFIPKVGRSEKELKNLQREIEIVRDLHHPNIIQMLDSFETAKEVVVVTDYAEGELFQILEDDGSFPEDQVQTIAAQLISALYYLHSHRILHRDIKPQNILLAKDGVVKLCDFGFARTMSIHTMVLTSIKGTPLYMSPELVEERPYDHTADLWSVGCILYELFVGTPPFYTNSIFQLVSLIIKDPVKWPMTMSPVFKSFLQGLLMKDPHQRLSWPELLSHPFIAGRVTVIDDTEEHVISNPFTTKLSPELQALKEQQVHSMAPRSSQSRILRKAQQKMAEERQKKGQLKAGDASMKDSDNGPPTHRPRAASRKAAREEREPLAASSEKNPCLLQGKSSIAEWEFEECPPNPGQHSLSRDYEWEFPEAGSHPQPGAGRTEPWGRHSTEAVDLESEELESNEEWQHLIEGTEPSAMQLSMPLSLLRDPAFQHHVRDHLADSAQQVLEGMLEGASHLRSVLRVMGNLLSTQCDAELLDHFCQELNVPLSLLCLAKQILETGCTKQQPWCIAVLTDILMVTKVYFSSECSLEESGQKDSLQAFQESADCFLSLLPELLAAPVDTEMRLCQQSLLCFTQLCESLDTTDPSISAHFYTRLREEYQPLLNRLLQGSISEQPALRGAAAEGKSAHDQSPCVADVFLAALAAACSIPLERNSCWEAKQQVAHALAEKLMEGESQQLARLLGRLEHPGCSLNILKILYAGCHACPNLCQHLGRSQPLWDSLMQLLKGEVPVVEVAQEAACEASLYLLALLTLQLQASPPRLEEVVTLAVDLITQSPVVSLMGAAAFLLAQLSQHGVALELKGEKILPGVTNALTAPAELWLPLPMGAGLYDGLFFLLLELLEQEDVALEQGFASSELWSLVWHCVAVVLHVGTNRAVLEGDPPPGAGHHMAEPDWNLLSPQGTLFFLSLALRVFTRESYQCLLQLTQSHGVLMVTLKRLLSPGFLACLAQMQAGKDGDPEVVPDVVIQVCQLLCFPFALDVDKDTLALIMEAVRDTQIPAQLLQVCARHLPFSFTELPMGLLCHLVVSDTQVIDQVVREAAASEHIVAFLKSVLFSDNVTLTTDLLSLLAHVARTCSEHLLFLQRILRDSDVADQPLTYLLSHQQHLIRARTCNLLGNLLRHSFPPALQSQPGWLERLLECLSDPEGCVRRAATFAVGNAAFHASCPAGTLRRAVPTLTRLLSDTQAKTCCNAALALSNLGQCGAELRDLLIQNRAPDLLLQVTCQDPRKTVREGALEALRALSQYPGIQQVLLALNATERLAALAGGSPRSHCARHCEVLLRRLAALRGRAGPSQP, from the exons ATGGAGAACTACCACATCCTCGAAATGGTCGGCGAAGGCTCCTTTGGGCGCGTGTACAAGGGGCGCCGGAAGCACAGCGCCCAG GTGGTGGCCTTGAAGTTCATCCCGAAGGTGGGGCGGTCTGAGAAGGAGCTGAAGAACCTGCAGCGGGAAATTGAGATTGTGAGAGATCTCCATCACCCCAACATCATCCAGATGCTTGACAGCTTTGAGACTGCTAAGGAG gTGGTGGTAGTGACTGACTACGCAGAGGGAGAGCTCTTCCAGATCCTGGAGGACGATGGGAGTTTCCCTGAGGACCAG GTCCAGACCATAGCTGCCCAACTCATCTCCGCTCTCTATTACCTGCACTCCCACCGCATCCTGCACCGTGACATAAAACCCCAGAACATCCTGCTGGCCAAAGATGGTGTTGTCAAGCTCTGTGACTTCGG CTTTGCCCGTACCATGAGCATCCACACCATGGTGCTGACCTCCATCAAGGGCACCCCGCTGTACATGTCCCCTGAGCTGGTGGAAGAACGGCCGTATGACCACACAGCAGACCTGTGGTCTGTGGGCTGCATCCTGTACGAGCTGTTTGTGGGTACTCCTCCCTTCTACACCAACAGCATCTTCCAGCTTGTCAGCCTCATCATCAAGGACCCTGTCAAATGGCCCATGACCATGAGCCCAGTGTTCAAG agcttcctTCAGGGTTTACTAATGAAGGACCCCCACCAGCGCCTGTCATGGCCAGAGCTGCTTTCTCACCCCTTCATTGCTGGACGGGTTACTG TGATTGATGACACAGAAGAGCATGTGATCTCAAACCCCTTCACCACCAagctgtccccagagctgcaggccCTGAAGGAGCAGCAAGTCCATTCCATGgcccccaggagcagccagtCCAGGATCCTGAGAAAGGCCCAGCAGAAGATGGctgaagagagacagaaaaag GGGCAACTGAAGGCAGGTGATGCATCTATGAAGGATTCTGACAATGGACCTCCCACGCATAGACCCAGGGCAGCATCACGGAAGGCAGCCCGTGAGGAGAGGGAGCCATTGGCTGCCTCCAGTGAGAAGAATCCATGTCTCCtgcaagggaaaagcagcataGCAGAGTGGGAGTTTGAGGAGTGTCCTCCCAACCCAGG GCAACACAGCCTCTCTCGAGACTATGAGTGGGAGTTTCCTGAAGCAGGTTCCCATCCAcagcctggtgctggcaggacagagccctggggcaggcacagcactgAGGCTGTAGACTTGGAGAGTGAG GAGCTGGAGAGCAATGAGGAGTGGCAGCATCTGATTGAGGGCACTGAGCCCTCAGCCATGCAGCTGAGCATGCCTCTGAGCCTCCTGAGGGACCCGGCCTTCCAGCACCATGTCCGGGACCACCTGGCAGACTCTGCTCAGCAG GTGCTGGAAGGGATGCTGGAGGGAGCCTCCCATCTTCGTTCTGTGCTTCGTGTTATGGGCAACCTCCTGTCTACCCAGTgtgatgctgagctgctggacCACTTCTGCCAAGAACTGAATGtgcctctgtccctgctgtgtctaGCCAAGCAGATCCTGGAGACTGGTTGCACCAAGCAG cagccctggtgtATCGCTGTGCTGACAGACATCCTCATGGTGACCAAAGTTTATTTCAGCAGTGAATGCAGCCTGGAGGAGAGTGGGCAAAAGGACAG CCTGCAGGCCTTTCAGGAGAGTGCTGACTGCTTCTTGTCCCTGCTGCcggagctgctggctgcaccAGTTGACACTGAGATGAGACTCTGCCAGCAAAGCCTCCTG TGCTTCACCCAGCTCTGTGAGAGCCTGGACACGACAGACCCCTCTATCTCTGCACACTTCTACACCAGGCTGCGAGAGGAGTATCAGCCCCTGCTGAACAGACTCCTTCAGGGATCCATCTCAGAGCAGCCTGCTCTTCGAG gTGCAGCGGCGGAGGGCAAGTCAGCCCATGACCAGAGTCCATGTGTGGCAGACGTCTTCCTGGCTGCgttggctgctgcctgcagcatcccccTGGAGAGAAACAGCTGTTGGGAAGCCAAGCAGCAG GTTGCTCATGCACTAGCTGAAAAGCTTATGGAAGGAGAGAGCCAGCAACTTGCAAGACTGCTGGGGAGATTGGAGCACCCAGGCTGCTCCTTGAACATCCTGAAG ATCCTCTACGCTGGCTGCCATGCCTGTCCaaacctgtgccagcacctgggAAGGAGCCAACCACTGTGGGATTCCCTCATGCAGCTCTTGAAGGGTGAG GTCCCTGTGGTGGAGGTGGCCCAGGAGGCAGCCTGTGAAGCCTCTCTGTACCTGCTGGCCCTGCTTACCCTGCAGCTTCAGGCCTCCCCTCCCAG GCTTGAGGAGGTGGTTACCCTGGCTGTGGACCTCATCACCCAGTCTCCTGTCGTGTCTCTCATG GGTGCTGCAGCAttcctcctggcacagctcagtcAGCATGGGGTGGCTTTGGAGCTCAAGGGAGAAAAGATCCTACCAGGAGTGACAAATGCACTGACAGCGCCTGCAGAG CTGTGGCTCCCCCTGCCAATGGGTGCTGGTCTCTATGATGggctctttttcctcctgctggaaCTCCTTGAACAG GAGGATGTGGCCTTGGAGCAGGGCTTTGCTTCCTCAGAGCTGTGGAGCCTGGTCTGGCATTGTGTTGCTGTGGTGCTTCATGTGGGCACCaacagggcagtgctggagggagACCCGCCCCCAGGTGCTGGTCACCACATGGCAGAGCCAGACTGGAACCTCCTCTCCCCTCAAG GAACCCTGTTCTTCCTCAGCCTGGCCCTCAGAGTCTTCACTCGTGAGTCCTACCAGTGCCTGCTTCAGCTCACCCAGTCCCATGGTGTCCTCATGGTGACACTGAAGAGACTGCTGTCCCCTGGCTTCTTGGCATGCCTGGCACAGAT GCAAGCAGGAAAGGATGGGGACCCTGAGGTTGTCCCAGATGTGGTCATCCAGGTCTGCCAGCTCCTCTGTTTCCCTTTTGCCCTGGATGTGGATAAAGACACCTTAGCACTGATCATGGAGGCTGTGAGAGATACCCAgatccctgcccagctgctgcag GTCTGCGCTCGCCATCTGCCCTTCTCGTTCACCGAGCTCCCCATGGGCCTCTTGTGCCATCTTGTTGTGTCTGACACACAGGTCATAGACCAAGTAGTgagggaagctgctgcctcGGAGCACATTGTTGCCTTCTTGAAGTCTGTCTTGTTCTCAGACAATGTCACACTCACAACTGACCTCCTGTCTCTCTTGGCCCACGTGGCCCGGACCTGTTCAGAGCACCTGCTCTTTCTCCAGAGGATCCTAAGGGACTCAGATGTGGCTGACCAGCCACTGACCTACCTGCTCAGCCACCAGCAACACCTGATACGGGCCAGAACCTGCAACTTGCTGGGCAACCTGCTCCGCCACAGCTTTCCCCCAGCGCTGCAGAGCCAGCCCGGTTGGctggagaggctgctggagTGCCTGTCGGACCCGGAGGGCTGCGTGCGCAGGGCAGCCACCTTTGCAGTGGGCAACGCCGCCTTCCACGCGTCTTGCCCGGCGGGGACCCTGCGCAGGGCCGTGCCCACGCTGACCCGGCTGCTGAGCGACACGCAGGCCAAGACGTGCTGCAACGCGGCCCTGGCCCTGAGCAACCTTGGCCAGTGCGGGGCGGAGCTGCGGGATCTGCTAATCCAGAACAGGGCCCCCgacctcctgctgcaggtgacCTGCCAGGACCCGCGCAAAACCGTGAGGGAGGGAGCCCTCGAAGCACTGCGAGCCCTCAGCCAGTACCCCGGGATCCAGCAG GTCCTGCTGGCCCTCAACGCCACCGAGAGACTGGCCGCGCTGGCCGGTGGCAGTCCCCGGTCGCATTGTGCCCGGCACTGCGAGGTGCTCCTCCGCCGCCTCGCAGCTCTGCGCGGCCGCGCGGGGCCCAGCCAGCCGTAG
- the LOC104694194 gene encoding tubulin polyglutamylase TTLL4 isoform X3 translates to MTDVLVPHVLWLYMASAGPDHANLGPKQQKSIGLASGTLLAERPQLCWTWRLAQQQAKPVWNLEKRYVSAFQDRMLLPSGIPLQQSCFLRSPLLCHVQPTEDTLCSPPDTGSVTGRVMSSMLMEPCLLAEERPGAGVKGSALSSGQQAASSCRPVLSNSSFLRPSSAKVPFLQSLKIKKVENTRSFPAASQSHSGDTGDTRDNFPSSLINRAVMNGNLVSEENTIPSLTPVPSSVILRKDQCSWEDAKGRLHSSKEKEPEKSLLKAVQQLPSQAATGKGFGCQVESSGLMNVGNLSNWNSRRRQHVGAQITRKESITPLNLELGSHRLNSNLSLTGTCGAIAHTKQISPHSLASGAGAPDCSTGCRPVGVLSPQCAGDRVVKTEPLHSSAISEVAAQVSTIQLEKEEKQAQAVVPGKLNATAEKSLLEPSHPHDEAEEELPDGLDESCSQEEYEDSDSDASSDADESSSGSVTPVSRNCIECLAEPAEAQDKVLKPALVCSLFPNVPPTIYFSTRDETVEKLPWEQRKLLRWKMCRVTPNIVKQTIGRSHFRVSKKSNDWLGCWGHHMKSPGFKAIKEHQKLNHFPGSFQIGRKDRLWRNLLKMQARCGKKEFNFFPQSFILPQDIKLLRKAWEEGASRQKWIVKPPASARGIGIQVIHKWSQLPKRRPLLVQRYLHKPYLIGGKKFDLRLYVYVTCYDPLRVYLFKDGLVRFASCKYSSSMDSLSNKFMHLTNYSVNKKNTEYKSNSDETACQGHKWALKALWSYLTQKGVNSEAIWEKIKDIVIKTIIASEPYVNSLVKMYVRRPYCCHELFGFDIMLDENLKPWILEVNISPSLHSNSPLDVSIKGQMIRDLLNLAGFVLPSMDSVASRTQIRSGSTCSLGNALKEKPKPVSEHFRAEKMKKAYYLMQKIPDQDFYSSVLDILTPDDVRILVETEDEYSRRGQFERVFPSHISMRYLRFFEQPRYFNILVTQWELKYYLNRHKGLELLKNWCVKGYHTGAGTDLAQMWSLPKSFFLQTSSIQSNSFSKLELGRLGTCLSSAGEDLTRCLEPSPTQSLPLNKCTGGADQRPAGCLSDTTLVM, encoded by the exons ATGACTGATGTGCTTGTACCTCACGTGCTATGGCTCTACATGGCGTCTGCAGGACCAGACCATGCTAATCTGGGCCCCAAACAGCAGAAGAGCATTGGGCTGGCATCAGGCACCCTTCTGGCAGAAAGACCTCAACTGTGCTGGACCTGGCGGCTCGCTCAGCAGCAGGCAAAACCCGTCTGGAATTTAGAGAAGAGATATGTGAGTGCTTTCCAGGATCGCATGCTGCTGCCCTCGGGGATCCCTCTGCAGCAATCCTGCTTCTTGCGTTCACCATTGCTATGCCATGTGCAGCCCACTGAAGACACCCTCTGCAGCCCTCCAGACACTGGCTCTGTCACGGGAAGGGTGATGTCTTCCATGCTGATGGagccctgcctgctggcagaggagcgTCCTGGGGCTGGGGTCAAAGGCTCTGCCCTCAGCTCAGGTCAGcaggctgccagctcctgtAGACCAGTGCTCAGTAACAGCTCCTTCCTACGGCCAAGCAGTGCTAAAGTGCCTTTTCTGCAGTCACTGAAGATTAAAAAGGTGGAAAACACCCggagttttcctgctgcttcacaGTCCCActctggggacactggggacactaGAGACAACTTCCCTAGCAGCCTGATCAACAGAGCAGTGATGAACGGCAACCTTGtgtcagaagaaaacacaatcCCCTCCCTTACCCCTGTTCCAAGCAGTGTGATCCTCAGGAAGGACCAGTGCTCGTGGGAGGACGCTAAGGGGAGACTTCACAGctcaaaagagaaagaaccGGAGAAGAGCCTCTTgaaggctgtgcagcagctaCCTAGTCAGGCTGCCACAGGCAAAGGCTTTGGGTGCCAAGTCGAAAGTTCTGGCCTTATGAATGTGGGCAACCTGTCCAACTGgaacagcaggaggaggcagcatgTCGGAGCGCAGATCACCCGGAAAGAAAGCATCACTCCCCTGAACTTGGAGCTGGGGAGCCATCGCCTTAACAGTAACTTGAGCCTTACAGGCACCTGTGGGGCCATTGCCCACACTAAGCAGATCAGCCCCCATTCCTTGGCCTCGGGTGCTGGCGCTCCCGactgcagcactggctgccGTCCCGTGGGCGTGCTGAGCCCTCAGTGTGCTGGGGACCGGGTGGTGAAAACAGAGCCTTTGCACTCGTCTGCCATCTCTGAAGTGGCAGCACAGGTGTCCACCATCCAactggagaaagaggagaagcagGCCCAGGCTGTGGTCCCAGGAAAGCTTAA TGCTACTGCTGAGAAGTCACTGCTGGAGCCGAGCCATCCCCATGatgaagcagaggaagaacTTCCTGATGGCCTGGATGAGAGCTGCAGTCAAGAGGAGTATGAGGACA GTGACTCGGATGCTTCCTCTGATGCTGATGAGTCATCCAGTGGCTCTGTGACTCCTGTATCCAG GAATTGCATCGAATGCCTGGCTGAGCCTGCTGAGGCTCAAGACAAAGTGCTCAAACCAGCTCTTGTCTGCAGTTTATTCCCTAATGTGCCTCCAACTATCTACTTCAGTACTCGGGATGAGACAG TGGAAAAGCTACCTtgggagcagaggaagctgCTGCGATGGAAAATGTGCAGAGTCACGCCTAACATAGTGAAGCAAACCATTGGCAGGTCCCACTTCAGAGTTAGCAAAA aaagcaATGACTGGCTGGGTTGCTGGGGCCACCACATGAAATCCCCCGGCTTCAAAGCCATCAAGGAACACCAAAAG CTAAACCACTTCCCTGGTTCATTTCAAATTGGAAGGAAGGACCGTCTGTGGCGCAACCTGTTGAAGATGCAGGCTCGCTGTGGGAAAAAGgagtttaatttcttccctcaaTCCTTCATCCTGCCCCAGGACATCAAATTACTCAGGAAAGCATGGGAGGAGGGAGCTAGCCGACAGAAATGGATTGTGAAACCA cCAGCATCAGCAAGAGGCATTGGTATTCAGGTCATCCACAAATGGAGCCAGCTACCCAAAAGGAGACCACTGCTAGTACAGAG ATACCTGCACAAACCCTACCTCATTGGCGGGAAGAAGTTTGACCTGAGGCTCTATGTTTACGTCACTTGCTATGATCCCCTTAGGGTCTACCTGTTCAAGGATGGATTGGTTCGCTTTGCCAGCTGCAA GTACTCTTCCTCAATGGACAGCCTCAGCAACAAGTTCATGCACTTGACCAACTACAGTGTGAATAAGAAAAACACAGAGTACAAGTCCAACTCGGATGAGACTGCTTGTCAGGGACACAAATG GGCACTCAAAGCTCTCTGGAGTTACCTGACCCAGAAGGGAGTTAACAGTGAGGCCATCTGGGAGAAGATTAAGGACATCGTTATTAAAACCATCATTGC TTCTGAGCCCTATGTGAACAGCCTGGTGAAGATGTACGTGCGCCGACCGTATTGTTGCCATGAGCTGTTTGGGTTTGATATCATGCTGGATGAAAACCTCAAGCCCTGGATCTTAGAAGTCAACATTTCCCCAAG CCTCCACTCCAACTCCCCACTGGATGTGAGCATCAAGGGCCAGATGATTCGGGACCTCCTCAACCTCGCTGGCTTTGTTTTGCCCAGCATGGACAGTGTGGCCTCACGGACACAGATAAGAAGTGGCTCTACCTGCAG TCTGGGCAATGCTTTGAAGGAGAAGCCCAAGCCAGTATCTGagcatttcagagcagagaagatgaagaaggCCTATTACTTGATGCAGAAGATACCTGACCAG gatttttattcttctgtctTGGACATCCTGACTCCAGATGATGTTCGCATCCTGGTGGAGACAGAGGATGAGTATTCGCGACGTGGGCAGTTCGAGCGGGTGTTCCCCAGCCACATCTCTATGCGGTACCTGCGCTTCTTCGAGCAGCCTCGTTACTTTAACATCCTGGTGACCCAGTGGGAGCTCAAATACTACTTGAATAGACACAAAG
- the LOC104694194 gene encoding serine/threonine-protein kinase 36 isoform X2, producing the protein MENYHILEMVGEGSFGRVYKGRRKHSAQVVALKFIPKVGRSEKELKNLQREIEIVRDLHHPNIIQMLDSFETAKEVVVVTDYAEGELFQILEDDGSFPEDQVQTIAAQLISALYYLHSHRILHRDIKPQNILLAKDGVVKLCDFGFARTMSIHTMVLTSIKGTPLYMSPELVEERPYDHTADLWSVGCILYELFVGTPPFYTNSIFQLVSLIIKDPVKWPMTMSPVFKSFLQGLLMKDPHQRLSWPELLSHPFIAGRVTVIDDTEEHVISNPFTTKLSPELQALKEQQVHSMAPRSSQSRILRKAQQKMAEERQKKGQLKAGDASMKDSDNGPPTHRPRAASRKAAREEREPLAASSEKNPCLLQGKSSIAEWEFEECPPNPGQHSLSRDYEWEFPEAGSHPQPGAGRTEPWGRHSTEAVDLESEELESNEEWQHLIEGTEPSAMQLSMPLSLLRDPAFQHHVRDHLADSAQQVLEGMLEGASHLRSVLRVMGNLLSTQCDAELLDHFCQELNVPLSLLCLAKQILETGCTKQQPWCIAVLTDILMVTKVYFSSECSLEESGQKDSLQAFQESADCFLSLLPELLAAPVDTEMRLCQQSLLCFTQLCESLDTTDPSISAHFYTRLREEYQPLLNRLLQGSISEQPALRGAAAEGKSAHDQSPCVADVFLAALAAACSIPLERNSCWEAKQQVAHALAEKLMEGESQQLARLLGRLEHPGCSLNILKILYAGCHACPNLCQHLGRSQPLWDSLMQLLKGEVPVVEVAQEAACEASLYLLALLTLQLQASPPRLEEVVTLAVDLITQSPVVSLMGAAAFLLAQLSQHGVALELKGEKILPGVTNALTAPAELWLPLPMGAGLYDGLFFLLLELLEQEDVALEQGFASSELWSLVWHCVAVVLHVGTNRAVLEGDPPPGAGHHMAEPDWNLLSPQGTLFFLSLALRVFTRESYQCLLQLTQSHGVLMVTLKRLLSPGFLACLAQMQAGKDGDPEVVPDVVIQVCQLLCFPFALDVDKDTLALIMEAVRDTQIPAQLLQVCARHLPFSFTELPMGLLCHLVVSDTQVIDQVVREAAASEHIVAFLKSVLFSDNVTLTTDLLSLLAHVARTCSEHLLFLQRILRDSDVADQPLTYLLSHQQHLIRARTCNLLGNLLRHSFPPALQSQPGWLERLLECLSDPEGCVRRAATFAVGNAAFHASCPAGTLRRAVPTLTRLLSDTQAKTCCNAALALSNLGQCGAELRDLLIQNRAPDLLLQVTCQDPRKTVREGALEALRALSQYPGIQQTSRDASVDD; encoded by the exons ATGGAGAACTACCACATCCTCGAAATGGTCGGCGAAGGCTCCTTTGGGCGCGTGTACAAGGGGCGCCGGAAGCACAGCGCCCAG GTGGTGGCCTTGAAGTTCATCCCGAAGGTGGGGCGGTCTGAGAAGGAGCTGAAGAACCTGCAGCGGGAAATTGAGATTGTGAGAGATCTCCATCACCCCAACATCATCCAGATGCTTGACAGCTTTGAGACTGCTAAGGAG gTGGTGGTAGTGACTGACTACGCAGAGGGAGAGCTCTTCCAGATCCTGGAGGACGATGGGAGTTTCCCTGAGGACCAG GTCCAGACCATAGCTGCCCAACTCATCTCCGCTCTCTATTACCTGCACTCCCACCGCATCCTGCACCGTGACATAAAACCCCAGAACATCCTGCTGGCCAAAGATGGTGTTGTCAAGCTCTGTGACTTCGG CTTTGCCCGTACCATGAGCATCCACACCATGGTGCTGACCTCCATCAAGGGCACCCCGCTGTACATGTCCCCTGAGCTGGTGGAAGAACGGCCGTATGACCACACAGCAGACCTGTGGTCTGTGGGCTGCATCCTGTACGAGCTGTTTGTGGGTACTCCTCCCTTCTACACCAACAGCATCTTCCAGCTTGTCAGCCTCATCATCAAGGACCCTGTCAAATGGCCCATGACCATGAGCCCAGTGTTCAAG agcttcctTCAGGGTTTACTAATGAAGGACCCCCACCAGCGCCTGTCATGGCCAGAGCTGCTTTCTCACCCCTTCATTGCTGGACGGGTTACTG TGATTGATGACACAGAAGAGCATGTGATCTCAAACCCCTTCACCACCAagctgtccccagagctgcaggccCTGAAGGAGCAGCAAGTCCATTCCATGgcccccaggagcagccagtCCAGGATCCTGAGAAAGGCCCAGCAGAAGATGGctgaagagagacagaaaaag GGGCAACTGAAGGCAGGTGATGCATCTATGAAGGATTCTGACAATGGACCTCCCACGCATAGACCCAGGGCAGCATCACGGAAGGCAGCCCGTGAGGAGAGGGAGCCATTGGCTGCCTCCAGTGAGAAGAATCCATGTCTCCtgcaagggaaaagcagcataGCAGAGTGGGAGTTTGAGGAGTGTCCTCCCAACCCAGG GCAACACAGCCTCTCTCGAGACTATGAGTGGGAGTTTCCTGAAGCAGGTTCCCATCCAcagcctggtgctggcaggacagagccctggggcaggcacagcactgAGGCTGTAGACTTGGAGAGTGAG GAGCTGGAGAGCAATGAGGAGTGGCAGCATCTGATTGAGGGCACTGAGCCCTCAGCCATGCAGCTGAGCATGCCTCTGAGCCTCCTGAGGGACCCGGCCTTCCAGCACCATGTCCGGGACCACCTGGCAGACTCTGCTCAGCAG GTGCTGGAAGGGATGCTGGAGGGAGCCTCCCATCTTCGTTCTGTGCTTCGTGTTATGGGCAACCTCCTGTCTACCCAGTgtgatgctgagctgctggacCACTTCTGCCAAGAACTGAATGtgcctctgtccctgctgtgtctaGCCAAGCAGATCCTGGAGACTGGTTGCACCAAGCAG cagccctggtgtATCGCTGTGCTGACAGACATCCTCATGGTGACCAAAGTTTATTTCAGCAGTGAATGCAGCCTGGAGGAGAGTGGGCAAAAGGACAG CCTGCAGGCCTTTCAGGAGAGTGCTGACTGCTTCTTGTCCCTGCTGCcggagctgctggctgcaccAGTTGACACTGAGATGAGACTCTGCCAGCAAAGCCTCCTG TGCTTCACCCAGCTCTGTGAGAGCCTGGACACGACAGACCCCTCTATCTCTGCACACTTCTACACCAGGCTGCGAGAGGAGTATCAGCCCCTGCTGAACAGACTCCTTCAGGGATCCATCTCAGAGCAGCCTGCTCTTCGAG gTGCAGCGGCGGAGGGCAAGTCAGCCCATGACCAGAGTCCATGTGTGGCAGACGTCTTCCTGGCTGCgttggctgctgcctgcagcatcccccTGGAGAGAAACAGCTGTTGGGAAGCCAAGCAGCAG GTTGCTCATGCACTAGCTGAAAAGCTTATGGAAGGAGAGAGCCAGCAACTTGCAAGACTGCTGGGGAGATTGGAGCACCCAGGCTGCTCCTTGAACATCCTGAAG ATCCTCTACGCTGGCTGCCATGCCTGTCCaaacctgtgccagcacctgggAAGGAGCCAACCACTGTGGGATTCCCTCATGCAGCTCTTGAAGGGTGAG GTCCCTGTGGTGGAGGTGGCCCAGGAGGCAGCCTGTGAAGCCTCTCTGTACCTGCTGGCCCTGCTTACCCTGCAGCTTCAGGCCTCCCCTCCCAG GCTTGAGGAGGTGGTTACCCTGGCTGTGGACCTCATCACCCAGTCTCCTGTCGTGTCTCTCATG GGTGCTGCAGCAttcctcctggcacagctcagtcAGCATGGGGTGGCTTTGGAGCTCAAGGGAGAAAAGATCCTACCAGGAGTGACAAATGCACTGACAGCGCCTGCAGAG CTGTGGCTCCCCCTGCCAATGGGTGCTGGTCTCTATGATGggctctttttcctcctgctggaaCTCCTTGAACAG GAGGATGTGGCCTTGGAGCAGGGCTTTGCTTCCTCAGAGCTGTGGAGCCTGGTCTGGCATTGTGTTGCTGTGGTGCTTCATGTGGGCACCaacagggcagtgctggagggagACCCGCCCCCAGGTGCTGGTCACCACATGGCAGAGCCAGACTGGAACCTCCTCTCCCCTCAAG GAACCCTGTTCTTCCTCAGCCTGGCCCTCAGAGTCTTCACTCGTGAGTCCTACCAGTGCCTGCTTCAGCTCACCCAGTCCCATGGTGTCCTCATGGTGACACTGAAGAGACTGCTGTCCCCTGGCTTCTTGGCATGCCTGGCACAGAT GCAAGCAGGAAAGGATGGGGACCCTGAGGTTGTCCCAGATGTGGTCATCCAGGTCTGCCAGCTCCTCTGTTTCCCTTTTGCCCTGGATGTGGATAAAGACACCTTAGCACTGATCATGGAGGCTGTGAGAGATACCCAgatccctgcccagctgctgcag GTCTGCGCTCGCCATCTGCCCTTCTCGTTCACCGAGCTCCCCATGGGCCTCTTGTGCCATCTTGTTGTGTCTGACACACAGGTCATAGACCAAGTAGTgagggaagctgctgcctcGGAGCACATTGTTGCCTTCTTGAAGTCTGTCTTGTTCTCAGACAATGTCACACTCACAACTGACCTCCTGTCTCTCTTGGCCCACGTGGCCCGGACCTGTTCAGAGCACCTGCTCTTTCTCCAGAGGATCCTAAGGGACTCAGATGTGGCTGACCAGCCACTGACCTACCTGCTCAGCCACCAGCAACACCTGATACGGGCCAGAACCTGCAACTTGCTGGGCAACCTGCTCCGCCACAGCTTTCCCCCAGCGCTGCAGAGCCAGCCCGGTTGGctggagaggctgctggagTGCCTGTCGGACCCGGAGGGCTGCGTGCGCAGGGCAGCCACCTTTGCAGTGGGCAACGCCGCCTTCCACGCGTCTTGCCCGGCGGGGACCCTGCGCAGGGCCGTGCCCACGCTGACCCGGCTGCTGAGCGACACGCAGGCCAAGACGTGCTGCAACGCGGCCCTGGCCCTGAGCAACCTTGGCCAGTGCGGGGCGGAGCTGCGGGATCTGCTAATCCAGAACAGGGCCCCCgacctcctgctgcaggtgacCTGCCAGGACCCGCGCAAAACCGTGAGGGAGGGAGCCCTCGAAGCACTGCGAGCCCTCAGCCAGTACCCCGGGATCCAGCAG ACCAGCAGAGATGCTTCTGTAGATGACTGA